The Gracilibacillus caseinilyticus genome segment TCTTATTTAATTATTAACCAAACAAAATACCATCTACATTAAGGTCGATTAACCAAGCATAAAAAGCTCTATCATTGCCATAAGCGCCTGAATGCGTTTCTTCCGCACGATCATTCAAACTTGATACATATCCCTCAAATTCACTTGGTACAGCCCAACTGTTACTTTCTAGAATATTAAAAATTTGATGACCTCTAACATGTGCGACAATTTCTAGTGCCAGTGAACGAGTTCCAATTGGCAATACTCGTCCCTTTCTCGCTTCATAGTTAGTTCTAATTACACTTGCCATATCTACGGCATTACCTACCCAATCATTAAGGTAGCTTTGAACAGTAGAGTCATTGTCTAATGTAATACCAGTACCACTGTTGTGCTTGCACCTGTTTTCTCCATTCTTCCCTGTATTTACTTTCAAAGGTTTTCCCGTTGTCGTTCACTCGTTAAGAAACAAACAGGAACTTACAAAATGTTGATTTATGGCTAACTATACGCTTTTTTATAGTTGGCCATCAATCTACAGTTTGTTGTTATCGATTGTTTTAGAGGGAAGCGAGATGCCATTAGCTCGTTAGTTAGCGATTTTAGCTAACTAACGAATGATGAGTAGACCTTTAGACAACCCCAAAGAATGACGTAATTATTTTTCATGTTCCTTATTATTACCCTTCCAACCAAAAACTTTCCACCTATTCAATGTATATCATAAATTAAAAAACAAAAGAGAACCGAGGGGTGAGTAAAACCTCGATTCTCTTCCGTAAGAGAGATATTGGATAATATCAGTAAACCTATACCCCTGTTGTTCCGTCATTAAACACAAAATTGTTAATTTACTTAATTATAGAAGGTTTATTGTTTTGCTTTCTCTTCTAGCTCCATTAATTTAGTATAGCCCCATCCAGTGAAAGCAGTTAAAATAATATCTATTAATCCTGTTACGAAGGAAAGATATCCAAAAAGATATAGGACGGTCAAACTAATTACTGTACCAAGTAGAAAAAACAAGAGAAACCTTACTAAGTTTTGGGTCATTGTAACACCTCCTATAAAAAAGAAAAAAGAGAATCAAAGGGAAAGGATGATAAGCCCCCTTGATTATCTTCCAGCGTATGATAAAAAAAGATGTCGATCACTAAATATATACCCACCTTATTTATTATAAACAATTATTGTGTTGCTACAAAGCTCTCAGTTGCATTTTGGTTTAATAAGATGGACAATCCTCAGTCTCAATGCAACACACAAGCTTATATAGACAATAAACTACTCCACATCATAAGCTCCTGCACGAATAAAATGCATTCTTTTTTGAAGATGTTTTTTCAAAGGGTGTAATTTACTATTGTTTATTAACTCTACTTCATCCATATGGAACACAAACGATTTCCCTAGTAAACGATCGAATACATGTATCAATCTTAATTGCATTCCTTCTTCAAAAAACGTTTGTATCTTAAATCGATCTTTTATTGCTTTCAATAAATTGGCACTCCTATTATTACATATAACTATTTGTATCCGTTGTAGTATATTGATTTACTAACTGTTTCTTCAGAAACGCTTCACATGTTTTAACATGCCAAAATTTCGTTCCACTTATAATAACATCAGGTTCAGGAGCAATACCACGCTTTACGTACATATTAAGTTTAGATCGGTTATTAAAACCAATATCCCTGCAACGCTGGATATTAACCTATGGGTGTACTCAATAATAGTTTCTAGCGTTGGATTATATGGAATGACCTTTCCAAAGCAAAGCGGCCATGTCGTTCCGCATCCTTGACCAGATCCTGTTTTGGTGACAACGGCACCTTGTAAAAGGACAAATAGCACAATAATTGTTGTTAACATTGAATAGGCTTTTAGTATTTTCATGTTTCACCTTGACTAGTGTCATGAACATTATCCAACCAATTAACAATTGAATCTATGATGATTGCTTGTTGTTCACTAACTGTGATCTGAGCTTCATTGTCACCGGACTGACTACCATATACACCAAAATAAGCATGGTTACCACCGGATATTTCAATGAATTTAGTTCTTTGTGGTAAATTCGTGCTGTTTTTTTTAATTTTTTCAGGTGTACTTAGGCCATCCTCAGATCCGCTTATCGATAAAACGGGTAAGTTAGATTCACTCAAAATATCATTATTTGGTGCATATGCACCAAGTAATATTAGCCCGTTTACTCTGTTTAAATATTGATCTGCATACATAGCTGCTGCTGCTCCTCCCATTGAATGACCAGCAATATACCATTCAATTCGATTATCATTCTCTATAACTTCATTTGCTTTTAAAACATCTAAAATTGGCAAATTTAATCTAACGGAGGGTATAGCTACTGTAATATTTTGCTTTGATAACTCTTGTGCTAAATAGGCATACGCTTCAGGTTCAACTTTTGCACCAGGATAGAGTATTAAACCTTTATCAGCATTTACCGCTGTATAGATATACCATCCATCCTCTGAATTCTTGACTTCCTCTATTTCGATTTGATGAGCATCTATCGCACTATATGTATTTTGAGTCCATATAAAAAATAAAGACAAGCTCAAGATTACTACTATACCTAAAGTGATAAACGAAATAAATAACGCTTTTTTGTTGAGAAATTTTTTCATCATTAAAACCGAATCATTCCAAATTTCAATTAAGCAGTGGAGTTTAGATATTCTACTGCTAATTTGAAATTAAAGAACGATTTTCCTTTCTTGATTTTTTTAGGAGTATCTCATTATATTTTCTATACTGTTACATATTTTCATTGCTCTTCCCTCAGTAAATCTACTTCATTAAGGAATAGGGTTCATCAATTATACTCCAATCTTCCTTTAGGTGGTCAACTATTAACTACACAGTAGCTACTGATGTCTAAGATATTTTAAATGAACATCAGGTTAAGAAACTGTTTAATACGGAGCATTTGATTATCCAATTACGCCGCACCTCATAAGGATAACAATCGCTAATATAAAAACAGAATTGTTTAATAGAGTTAAGCTTGCTCATCCTTTTTTGCAAGTACCATCGTCATTTCATGCACTATTGTAATAATCCCCCCATGCGCCCTTTACCTGAAGCAACATACTCTCTCTATAGTAGAACATAATAATTGTAAGTCCTGATCTGATGAATAAACATACAATAAACGCATTGTAGCGGCCAGTTATGGGTCTTTTAAAGAAACACATCATATGAAATTGACATTA includes the following:
- a CDS encoding COX15/CtaA family protein; amino-acid sequence: MKILKAYSMLTTIIVLFVLLQGAVVTKTGSGQGCGTTWPLCFGKVIPYNPTLETIIEYTHRLISSVAGILVLITDLNLICT
- a CDS encoding alpha/beta hydrolase, which encodes MMKKFLNKKALFISFITLGIVVILSLSLFFIWTQNTYSAIDAHQIEIEEVKNSEDGWYIYTAVNADKGLILYPGAKVEPEAYAYLAQELSKQNITVAIPSVRLNLPILDVLKANEVIENDNRIEWYIAGHSMGGAAAAMYADQYLNRVNGLILLGAYAPNNDILSESNLPVLSISGSEDGLSTPEKIKKNSTNLPQRTKFIEISGGNHAYFGVYGSQSGDNEAQITVSEQQAIIIDSIVNWLDNVHDTSQGET